In Amblyomma americanum isolate KBUSLIRL-KWMA chromosome 8, ASM5285725v1, whole genome shotgun sequence, the DNA window TTAGATGTAACTTTATTTCGATAGGTCTTAAACTGTGCAAGTATTGTTAAATCTTTTGTTCTTACAAATTTGGCAAATAACGTGTTTTTATGCTTAATCATATTCAACAACTCTCGCGTTAACCAGGGTTTTTGCGCTTTCTTCGGTTTCTTCACTTGCACTAACGGAAAATGTAGGTGGTATATATCTTTAAATATGCTTATAAATTTTGAATATGCAGTATTACTATCACTCCATGTGTAGACGGAGTTCCATGATTGCTGTTCAACTGCGCACCGGAATGACTCAAGGCGAGCAGGATTAATTACTTGGCGATAAGTAGTTTGCTCTCTATTCCACTTGATCGGAAAGGGCCTATCTACCAATAGAAAAATTCCCAGATGGTCGCTCATGCTAGTTTACGTAGTTCCAGCGAATATTGTGTCAGTGCTAATATTAGTAATAAATGCATCCAATAAAGTAGAGCTTTGTTCTGTGATCCGTGTTGGATAAGTGATAACAATGGACAGCCCGTATGCAGAAAGAGTAAGGCTGAGTTCATTTTGGTTAGGCGTAGGTATAAGCATGTTCACGTTCAGGTCTCCACCCAAAAAGATATTCACTTTCTGTTCCACAACATATTCCAAAACTTCGTCTAAGAAGGCCAAAAATCGGCTAAAAGTACCAGacggtggcctgtacaccacgCAAAACAGATTATCAAGATGGCGTAGAGTAAGCACCTCAAAATCAGGTGTGACAGCACAGAAACGTTCTTCAGTATCACAGATAAGATTCTCTTTTACAAGAATAGAAACACCGCCACCTTTCTTGTCCTGACAATTGCGAAAGAAACATTGATAAACAGGTGATTGAATTACAGCCGATTCATCTTCATACCATGTTTCAGTAAGCATTAACACCGTGAATGATACTCCGAAAAGATCTATCAAAGCATTCATttcactttctttattttttaaagagcGAACGTTCTGGTGAAAAAAAGGATAGGGCTGGCTTTTTGGTCAGAACCAACTTCTGAATTTCTTGCGGCAGAAAACCCATAATTGTTGGACAACAAAGGTAGATAAGTGCAAGCACTTTACGCTGTCTTGGACAGGTCATCCACGAGGGTGATAGGGATGACGGGTGTGGTATCAGATTTGCGAACATAGATTTTTCCATTCTTGACCCACGCGTATTTCCAACCCTGCGCTTTTTTCGCTGCATTTGCAGCACCGAAGAGACGTTTCATGGCTGGGCACAGGTACTCGTTCACAAAGATGTCGTTGTTAGGTTTTAACGCCAGGTCATTTGCCGTAAGCCTGCACTTTCTAGCTTTTTCCAGGAAAGAGTTACGCTGAGCTCTGCGTGTAAACTGCACAATTATGTTAGGGGAGGCAGCATTTCCGACAGTTTGAACGCGATGGCAAACCTCAATGTCTGCGTCCGCCAGAGGCATGCCAATTTCTTGAGCCAATTTTTTCGTTAGTTCTTGCAAGTTCTCATTTTCTATTTGTGGCACTCCTTTAATTTCAATGTTGAAACACCGTGAGTGCTGCTCGGTCTGCATATGTCGGGACTCTTGTTC includes these proteins:
- the LOC144102665 gene encoding uncharacterized protein LOC144102665, whose translation is MRESIERDLRKDITEIKASMGVINKSYEEIKNSVKRVQTENKDLKETIRTLLEERQALCAQVKEQESRHMQTEQHSRCFNIEIKGVPQIENENLQELTKKLAQEIGMPLADADIEVCHRVQTVGNAASPNIIVQFTRRAQRNSFLEKARKCRLTANDLALKPNNDIFVNEYLCPAMKRLFGAANAAKKAQGWKYAWVKNGKIYVRKSDTTPVIPITLVDDLSKTA